Sequence from the Xenorhabdus nematophila ATCC 19061 genome:
GCTCCCGGGGATTTGCTCTCTTGCCGTCGCGATGCAACTTGAAATCCATTGTGTATAAAATTAATTATCGTCATAAATTTCATGAGCATTTTCAATGCCCATGAAAACTTTAGATATAGATAAATATTTTTCAGAGAAAACAAGGGTGTTTCTCATATCCTGTAACATACAGTAATAGTCACTTAAATTTTCAGTTTCTATAATAACAAAATCTTGAAACTCTGCCGTAAACCCTTCTGTATCAATGGTTCTTAAACTAATGGTTGAATGGTACTTTTCCAATATTTCAGGCAACGATGTGTTTTGCAATTTCTTCCGTTCATTTCGCGTCAAAGCATTCCATTTATCATGAAAAACCAGTGTCCAAATAATGACATATTTCATTTTATTTCCTATATAATTTCATTTATTTCAGATTCAATTTTCTTGATAACGTCATTTTTGTATTTCTGCAAATAAAAATGTCCACCCTGAAATCCATAAATTGTGCATTGACCTAAAATATATCTCGACCACTCTTTCATCATTTCATAGGTCACTTCTGGATCATCTTTAGCATAAAAAAGACTCACCGCTGTTTTATTATTGATTTGTGATTCGCTCATTACACAATTATCAATAACTTTAAAATCCTTTCTGATTATCGCAAGCATTATCTGTAACGCCTGTTTATCTTCAGTGAGTTCTTTGGTATCACCCAGCGTTTTCAGATAATCTAAAAATGGTTCATCTTCCATCATATAACGTTTGACCAGCTCTTTTTTCTTGATATGCGCCGGTTTAAAGGCAGATAACCCAATCCACAATGGATGAATACAACGTGTTTGCAATTTCAATGCCAATTCATAAGCAATTAATGCTCCCATACTGTGACCAAAAAACGCGAAGGGCTTATCGGTTTTAATCACAGGCAATAATTTATCTATAATTTCCTCTATAGATTCCAGACACGTTTCACCAAAACTTAATCCCCTGCCAGGAAGCTCTATCGCAATGAACTCTATCCAATCTGGCAATTCACGTTGCCATGTCCGATAAAGCATATGAGATCCACCAGCGTGATGAAAAAGATATAATCTCAATTTCGCATTGACAGGTTCATTTAAATTAATCTTATCTAACATATTAACAATCCGTACTATCCGAATATTTCAATTTGATTGCAGTGGCTATTGCCACTCATCCCAGATTCATCATCTCTATTCTTCGTCTTTCAAGTTGCCACTGTGTTAGCGGCAACTCGAAATCCATCGGATATCTCATTCCGGGGTTTTATTTTTACTGTTGCCCTACATAGTGAAATGAATTTTCATAAAACAACAACGCTAATTAGAAATTAAAGTCAAATAAATCATCCTCTGCTGTTCCACTATGATTTCCTTCATTATCCATACTCAACATTTGTTTAATTTCTGTATCAGGGCAGGCAACAATACTATTTAACAAGGTTAAATATCTCTGTTTAAAATAATTTATCGTTTCCTCTTTAAATAAATTCTTTTTGTACTCAATATTGAATTCATAACCTTCAGGATTTTCTTTAACAAAGAATGTGATATCAAAACGGGTATTTTTCTGATTAATCTCATAACGGGAGAATTTAACCTCAGGCAATATAAAATCAGCCATACCAATATTCATATAGGAAAATACCGTATCGAAGATCGGTGTTCTATTCAATCTTGGCTTGATATTCAGCTCTTTTACCATATCCTCAAACTGAAAATTGGCATTTTCAAATGATGTTATTGTTGTTTCAGCAACATTTTTAACAAAATGGTTAAATGATAATTCATTTTCACATTTAAAGGTGATCGGCAGCAAATTAACAAACATACCAATAATATCTTGCAGTTCACTTTGTGGCCGTCCCAATATTGGGGTACCGACTGCAAATTCATCTTGCCCGGAGATATCTTTCAACAACAGCGCGTAAGATGAAATGAACAGCATGAATTTTGTAATATTCTCTTGTTCTGCCAAAGCATCAAGTTGATCACTCAATGCTTTGTCAATGGCAAAGCTTATCCAGCCACCTGTGTTACCTACTTCATTTATCCGGACATAATCTGTCGGTAATTTAAATTCAGGCAAATCTTTTAAATTTGATAACCAGAACTCCTTCTGCTTCAATATACGGCTATCATTTAACATTTTTTGTTGCCAGACTGTATAGTCTTTATATTGTATTTCTAAAGGCTTGAGTTCTTCATCCTGATAAATACTTAAAAAATCTCTGACAAAGATATCCTGAGATAGTCCATCTGAAATAATATGATGTAAATCCAGGAAAAATATGTAGTGTTCTTCTCTTACTTCAAGCAAGGTAACTCTAATCAATGGTGGCTCGTTTAAATTAAACGGTTTAATCAA
This genomic interval carries:
- a CDS encoding darcynin family protein — protein: MKYVIIWTLVFHDKWNALTRNERKKLQNTSLPEILEKYHSTISLRTIDTEGFTAEFQDFVIIETENLSDYYCMLQDMRNTLVFSEKYLSISKVFMGIENAHEIYDDN
- a CDS encoding thioesterase II family protein; protein product: MLDKINLNEPVNAKLRLYLFHHAGGSHMLYRTWQRELPDWIEFIAIELPGRGLSFGETCLESIEEIIDKLLPVIKTDKPFAFFGHSMGALIAYELALKLQTRCIHPLWIGLSAFKPAHIKKKELVKRYMMEDEPFLDYLKTLGDTKELTEDKQALQIMLAIIRKDFKVIDNCVMSESQINNKTAVSLFYAKDDPEVTYEMMKEWSRYILGQCTIYGFQGGHFYLQKYKNDVIKKIESEINEII